cacaatataatcatgataattagagtaactctagacacaatataatcatgataattagagtaactctagacacaatataatcatgataaataggataaataacCTAACACCCcctggagcatacaaattgtatgtaccaagcttggaacaaataaactcaatNNNAGGACCCCTTAATGATTTANTCAATACATCTGCGAGTTGATCGTTTGACCCAATAAActcagtacatatttctttagtcaacaacttttcacgaacaaaatgacaatcaatttctatatgtttagtcctctcgtgaaacactggatttgatgcaatgtatTGCGACAAAGCGCAGCTTGTTTGtcgcaatacatcttcatagtatggatgtcacagaatttaagctcttgaaggaattgtttcacccatataagttcacatgttagtgacgcCAGCTTCCGCTGTTGATCAAGctatttcttacttttccatgaaataatgtttcctcccaATATCCTGTAGTAGACCGTCTATCAATAGGCGAGTTTGgccaatctgcatcacaatacccAGAGAGTTGAatgcttcctttatcttcatataacagTCCTTGCCCGGGAGCCTTTTTgacataccttagaatgcgaatcaatcatacaatcatcaatcatatactcataaaatcatgcatacaaaatcttcataattaaatttataatcttcCTTTACCTCTAAATCCCACTAAGCTTCTAAGTCCTTCACAGCACTACTTCTATGGCTTCCCAAAAGTCCAAAGTTGTCCAATTGAAAATCTGATCGGTGCAAGTGAAAGAGCTTAGCACCGGGAAGAACTATTCTGAAAGGAGTAAGGTGATCAGAGTAAAGGAGGTGGtcagaattttagagagaagctggtggtttctagagagaaagaggagaaaatgATGGTTTCTGGAGGTAGAAGTGCAGAAAAGTGGTGTCAATTTTcaaaaaccaactttaaatatGGCATCCAAAAAAGACACTCTGTTCACTCCCTGCGTGCCACATATCTTCCACTATTTGAAAATTCTCATTTTCCTTTACTGTCACACGGTTTACGAAGGCGGGGAATTAAATAAGCTACACTCTTTGTCTCTCACTCACATGGGAAAAGTCAAGAGCAATACCTGTCCCACTAAAAATGGGGTGTGACataaagaacaataacaaatttaataccAAGATAAAAGATTCagtacaaattaatttatttattagaaaacaataaaatattaaaatatagtaaaacttTCGTCATGAACTTAAAACTAATTGTTTTACCTATGATAAATGTTAAATCACGTGGaatgaaaattgtattttttttaaaggaaaaatgataaatttaccttacgaaagaatgaaaaatcaatttagtatgttattgataaaaaagtacaaattgacttttaataatattacttaataataaaataatttataatttaatgttgaatttttttcaaaattataaattgatgaTAATGTCTAAcgtattaaattataaatttgaatattttcttattttgtttcgTTATAATTCATGAGtgcttttttaattaatataatttttacagtGTTTGCATAATATTATTTCGGTTATTCGGGATCTAACCCAATACTAAAAGAGAAATGAGACGTCTAAAGGTGGATCTGAAATTATggatctaaaatataaatttcgccgggttaaatatgtttttagtccttatattttggggcgattttggttttagtccctctttcaaattatagtacaatttagtccttcaactttagaaaactctgattttagtcctttttaccaaatttttttaattttatttactgtttcaaacgcgtttctcagttaacattagAGCAAAAATGTGTGAAACAGTGTAAATAATCTAAATGCTACACcaaattttataactttcaaATGTTAATGGAAAATGTTGAATCCACAACCATTCAGAAACTTACTTTCCCTTCCAAATTTACCACTAAGTCATATCAATGTAAAAATTTTCATCATCTACTATTTTGAAATTGCCACTTATgtactctttttttatataaaatttagtaattttatttcgATCATTTCTGTTGAATTATATAGAAATCATGTACATTATCAgggaattttttgttttatcatttttctcattaaaagtaaaacttaaAACGTTACTAcctaaataaatcataaatcatgaattttttctttgcttaaagGAAAACCAAACGatcatattatatttagatAACGTAATATCAGACTTCATTGTGTTAGttaattagcttattttttccattacttatttataatttttgttatattttacatCATtggtttaaattgattttaatttcaaataaatgaaatttggtCTTATAATCTCTTAAAATCAACACAATCCTGTACCTATCGTGTAAATTGAATTAGTAGTCTTAATTAGTGGTATTGTCAATGAAAGAATATCGTGGCCAATTAGTAATGACAGTTTAAAactgttataattaattaatatcgccattttaagtctatttttagaaaaaaaatgaaaccaagtaaataatgaataattaatttgaaacatttattaaaagtaCAACGAATTGAAACGAACAaataaatgacataaaaaaactaattaaacctaattttttaaagtaagttctcgaatttgaatttcataaatagaaaaaataattaaaagaaaatattcattaaaaatatagaaaaaacagTAAATTGGCTAAATTATACACACATTAactatttctaatttaaaaatttattggaGTAATTTTAGtttggaaaaacttcttttataaatacttttttaacaaatttttgataACGTGACATGATTGAtctgtttaaaatatttttttaaacataaatttaaataaatcaataaaatgatgatgttataaaaaaattatcaaaaaagtgttatcaaaatatcatcgtCTTAGTTGATTAGATATAACATTGGGGAGCCAAAATATGCTGGCACTGTATTGTAGTGTTGTCTCTTACAACAATACTGTTTAAAACAATTCCAAAAGGTAAACAGTGTGATGAACAGAAAACATAGCCTTACCTAGTTGATACTCAGCATCTTATGGTTATCTGAAACTTGTGTCTCAACAATAATCCATAGAATAGATGCTCTTTATGGAAGAAGATCGTTAAGTCCAATTCGAACCCATAAAGTGCTGCAGGATGCAATTACATATAAAGCTTTGATTTTGGCGGTTTTGTTTGTAGCTTGTATTGTAGCATCTGCAGCCACAACAACAGCCATcagattttgttgaaaaaaaaccAAGTGGGACCATCCTCATACACTTTCACTGGCTCCCTTTTCCGATTCTCTGTTATGTACCCGTGCTTTTATTCAGCTGCAAGTTCAGAAAATCTTCACCAGAATTGGGTTACTCTGATCTGAGAGTCAATGAAAGAGGAAAGAACGACTGAAGTGAAAAATTGGCATGCAATAGTTCATGTGAACAGTTGCAGCACCATTTGAAGCCACACAACCAGTCTCCTTTGTAGACCCTTTTGGCAAACCACTCGGcattctttattctttatattgGGAATATTTCTTTGAAGATTGTAGATTAAAATTCCACGCTTATATAGGTCTGAACTTTCTATCCTTAATTCGAAACATGTTATAATCACTCATTTCCTATCACTATTTATCTCTTGGCTGTGGCTACAAGCTCATACAAGGGTAATAGATTTTGGTAAATTTCAGCTTAACAGCCTATTAGAGGaatatgttaatttcttttagttaaAGTATCAGGACATCATGGAAGGGTGAGTATACAACTTTCAACGCAAAATGACTTCAAGGGCCAGGACTATATCAGAGGGTAGAATATTTCTATACAAAGTGACAGActttggttttaaaataaaatgatgtttGGGGAAATTGAAAAAAGCTTTTTATGATGGAATAAGCTATAACATGCTCGATATAGATAAATTCGTGCCCTCACCGATGAATTGCTGCATACTAAACATGATATTAGTTCGCAGGGAATACTGAGCTGATGCCAAATCCGAACAAAAATCTGTCTTAGAAATGACTTGGAGTTCCATTATTCTCAGcaacttcttttataaaaatgcttttaaatactttaatGGAATAAAAgtatactttttctttcataattgtAACAATATTCATACTTTGTAAATAGTTAAAAAGCATTGTTCAATATAAGTGTCAGTTACGGGTAAGAACAAATTTATCTGTGTGAACTTGTGCCGAACAtatgaaaagaatatataagAAAAGTCTATTTTTTTGGTTGCTTAGTTAGCCGAAGTATATGCCGAAATGATAGTTACCCATTTCCCGGGCAGCTTCAcgcaaaaaaatagaaaataacatcATTCAATCTCTTCACAAAACCCACACCCAAAGTCTAATTCCCAACCAAATTTTCCCAGCTATCTACATGATCCCTCAAATCACATCACTACAAGACACATGTCTGTGAGCCTAAATGTGAAACAATCTTCGTACTTTGTGAATAAGCCTTCGGCATATAGGACATACTTTGCTCTCCTCATCGACAATCCTGCAAAATGCACTCAAATGTGAATCTTCTGAAATTTGTATAAACTGAAGCCTGTGAAAGTATTCAGTAGTGAGTACCTCTGTGCGCAGTCATAGCAAGTGGCACAGTGTCCACAAGGAACAAAGAAGCTGTTGCGTTGTTCATCATAACAAATGCaacataatttttcatcataTAACTCCTCTGATGAAGAGCTACTATATGCTCCTGAATTTTGTTTATCATCTTTTGCATTTGTTCCATATGACATTCGATTTTCCTCCACTCGCATCAATGGCTCAGTTTCGGCCTGTGCTGCAACCACATTACTTGTTCTGTATGTAACATCGATTGTAACTTGACTATGCTGCTCAGCATCATCATAAACTCCAAGGATTTTCAGAATCAGATAAACAACAATCGCAGTAACTCCTACACGCAAAAATGCGTCATCTTTAGCaacaaaatgtatatatatagttcAACCAAAGGCTTCAGAACAGAAACTTTAATCATTGTACCTAGAATTAATACGTAGACAACCACACGGGCCACTAAAGAAATTTCAACATACGTTACCCCATTTCCCTGTAACCAATCGATGTAACAATGTATTGTTGAATTACTTCGGTGAAGATCTCCAAAGTTAAATGAGTGAGACAAGTTTTCTTGTGCCTTACATTGTTGGCTGCCGTAAGAATAACATAATGAGTATCTGGGAAGAAAAAACTGATTCTACAAGGTCCATTTTCAGTGGAGCACATCTTCTTGGCTTTGGTGGTATCATATACCTTTGCTGAAACATTAACTTCCATAGTCAAGATTATGTTCTTTGCATTCATGTTTAGAACTCCAATTTGGTATCTATCATCTTCCCCGACCATGTATTCAGCTTCTTTACCTAGTAATGTCCACAAAAATCAAAATGCCCTGCCTCTTTCAAAATTTCCATATACTtagcaaataaaagataaatggGCGTAAAACTAGAGAATAGAATTGGACATATTGCTCCTTAATTGGTAAGAATTTCTTTATTGAAAGAAATACTGACTGACGTAAGCtttctgaaaaaataaaatcatgacaAGCGAGGAGCAACTTATAATGAACAACAATAAGTATTGCCGAATGTAGTTGACTAGTAATATGACTAAATAGTATAGTAAATGAGAGTCAACCCTCttcttttaaattagtttttaatgtTGAGTTAAATTTTAAGATGATGTAAATGAAAGTTTACCTCCATAATTGTTAAACTTAACAAACAGGTTGTTATCAAACAACTCAAATGAATAATCTTTGTCAAGAATAGGGTAGGTTGAGAATCTCACGTCAATTATTAATGAGAGAAATAGTGTATAATAGTACAAAAGAATTTGGAATTCATGATCCAAATTCTAGTTTCAAAATTGCAGCCGATGCTTAATTACTAATATCACTAAAGTAGTTTTTTATCCAAATTTTTGCTAAGACAGCTAATTCTGTAAACAATTACCATTAACAGTCTCTCGAAGAGAAATTGCATCGAGGAAGGTCGTATGTGAATCCTGTAGTTGTTCAAACTTCACGTCTCCTGCGAAATAAGAATGATTCTTGAGACAAACCTGAAATTTATactcaaaaaaatgaaaaaaaaaataaataaagagaaaggCATGACCTTTAACCACCATCCCATGTAGCTTATCCAATCCAGTAGTAGTATGTTCTTCCCACCTAAGACGGATGGTGGAGCCCTGATTTAACCACAGAGAAATTCCCTGAAGTTGAAAAGTCAATTTCTTCAAAGACATTCTTCTGGGTGATTGCTTTAGaacaaaccaaaccaaaccaaacctaGTAACAATGTTACCTTGCTTTTATAGGCTTCAACAAGGAAAAAATCCGACGCCGTCCAATTAGTTTGGGAGCTCAACTCGGGCTTCTTATTGGAAGTGTGAACAAAGACTTGATTTTTGTCCTTGCTTGACACTTGAAGCTGCTTCACAAAAACAGAACTGGTTGTAATCAAACGGGATGAGGCAGGACCAAGCAAGATAAGGGAATCCCCGTAATACCCATAACGGAGTGTTGCTGAAACTGCAAAATAGAAACAtagagaaaaaaggaaaaaaaaagaaaagaaaaaggcaaTGCGTTAGAAAGAATGATGATAGAAGGGAGGGAAgcagaaagaagatgaaaaattacATGCCAGAAATCCAAATGGCGAGAGGAGGCAGCATCCAAGCATGTTGCCACCCGTGAGGCTGAGATTGTGCAGTGCGCATGGGTGGATGTAATAGAGCTATTGATATTGATAAAATTCAAGACAGCAGCATTGAGAGTTGAAGAGTTGTCTCTTCTTTTATGAAGATAAACGTTAGGTGTGGTGTGAGTGATTGGCGGGTATTTGAATTGCTGGTATCAGGCATGTATGTTGAACGTTAGGTGCTACTTACTATAAGTTTAATTACTTTCCACATCAACTACTTCAATTCTgcatttcttttcattaatataCTTCTTCAAGAGTAAACACAATCAAACGCTAAACACTGACTGACAGATTTAAGAGTACATCATCaccttataattttaatattaaacattacAGCTCTTAATCATAAAAGTAAACAGTGTCTGCATATGCATgctaacaaaattaaaatgaacgaAAACATAGCAAAGCATGGTAAGGTTTACGGTTTATATCAAAACACCCGTACTGACAGCAAGCGTGACAACaatcaaaatagaaaagaaatacaCACGCTGATATGCCTGTAATTAAGATATGATTGACAGATGATGTACAATTTAAAAGCTGAAGaaacaacaatatatattatagtacaagaaacaaaatatttggGTTTTGCAGTGAAAAGGTTTAAAAGCAAGTAAAAAGACAAACATTTTTCATGAACAAAAACATGTGTAACTATTTTTGTAGACGACAACATGGGTCACTCCCTGTCATCAATGACCCACAAAAAATAGAATAACGTCATGGTCAGATATTGTATTTTGTGGCGTCCAGAATAGGGTAGGGTGCCCTTGCTGGCCTAATTTACTTTGTATGTCGTTGTATTTGAATTatcataatgatattttgacaactttttaacaTTGTATTATTACttggtctaaaattactttgttaaaaaatatcCTCAAAGTATCTTTATCGTTATTCTTCTCTTCAAAAAAACACGTATTGAGTTTGAATGATTGAGAGTCTAAAAATTACTCACTGTTACCAAATGGAATGAATGAGTAATGGTGCAGAAATATAGAGAAAATTTGGTGTACACCCCACCAAAATTTGTCCGTTCTCGGGCCATGGCCTCTTGCACCTGGGCCATAACCTCTTGCACTCCATGTTTCTCTATCGGCACCTAATTTCTCGAAGTAAAAACCAAAGGCACGACAAGCAGTTGCAAAATTTTATCTTGAAAAAGCAACCCTACCCATTCATATGTCACGAGAAGCAGTTGCAAAATTTGCAAaaatctctttctttattttaattatcttagtaaatataaaaaaaaatgaaatatcaaTCAGTTGTAAATATTggaaaacattaatattaataattatttttagtcaatCTTCTTGATGCCACTTcttaagtaaaaaatttatcaagatTATTTTAACTGGTactgacaattttttttttcttcctaacaTGACATcagtaaaattgtttttatgtaatattaataacaattatttaagttaGTATCTATTAGTTAGAGAATATTTTTGCCGACTTCTTTGTCATTATTGACTGAAAATTCTTCTAAATAACATTGGAAAAAAATCGTTAGCAAAAGTTAACATTGTTAGtaatgataaaaagaataattacatcaataacaaaataacctTGACAattaccaataaaaaaaatcaaatttatatatctAAAAACTAATGACTAATaatgatttataataataacaaaaatattcataataatttaaataaaatcatccttaccaaaataaataaaaataaaataaaaccttaGTCATTTAGtcaataacttttttcttatcttttcaattttataatttaagagtaaaagttagaaaaatcCATTAAAAGTGTTAGCACATAAAAAAGTTATGATTGTTTAGGAGTCTATTATCCttctattgaatttttaaaatatattaatattagtatattaagttttcaaatatattttaaaaaatcaaaatcaatattcatttatgtattgtgaaattttagaaaagaatttgattatttCTATCCACCCATGTAAAACTTGTGAAAGTTCattcatataattatatgtacaaaattctatattaatcaaatgtttatacaaataaaaataaataaaaattattctgaTTTCGATCgattatatgaataattaatcgttgaaataatataattttgcaaTGATctcaaacacatttaatattcCAAAAAACTAACTTTGGAGAAACATCATAAACATAGTTCACGCAAATTACTAATTCCAATATAGAAAAAACACAGTAAAAACATAATGTTAAGGTGCCTTTCTTTTTCAGGCCACACCACCATCAGTTTCAACTTCCAATCTTCCTTATTAGTAAGAACAAGTTCTGATCAACTGCAAACTTAACACAATGAGATGCATGTCCTCTCAGCATCAACTGAAGTCCTCCAAATGATGCATATACCTCCCTGGTGCAAGAAAAAGAATTCGGTTAGAGAATTGATCAGTCTCAAGAACAAAAGCATCAACTGAGAAGGTAGAActatgaaagaaaaacaattgcCATCATACTGTGATTACAGAGATTATAGACTCCATTAAGCAAAATGTAAATAACATTCTAATCAAACTCCATGAAATAAGAAGACAAACATAACGCTTACAAATGCAACTAAACTATTTCTATGCTAATTCAATTTGCATGTAAAGCACGATTTGATTGAACATCCTAGATCCCCAGATGATActtttaaaagaacaaaatgGAGTGAAACACCAATATGGAAAAAATGTACGTACACTTCAAACTCAGGTTCTGAACATCCCTCAATGTTATACAGCCTTCCATGCATGATGTATTCAAACTTGTCTGTAATTGACACCGAGCCATCCTGGAGAAAGATCAATTCAGTGTGAAGCCAGTACTCACTATTTTTTGtaacaaatataaatcatttaatttgTTGAGAATAATCCAAGTGAGAACCCGTGGAAATAATTCATGTATGAAAGATCAATAACTCATTGCCTTAAAGTTGAGCTAAAAGTAATGTTATGTGTGTTAAGACTTATGTCACATATATAACCTATTCCTAATAAACCTCTCTATAACATAACTCAGTGGTATCATAACCTGGTTTAGGATGATTGACTTATATGGttataacaacaacaacatcataaCCATAACAAAAAGGTATTAGTATGACCACTTAAACCACTATAGCAACAACATTACCATAACCATAACAACAGGGTATAAATAGCTCACCGTACACCTGAggagaaatattatatatgaaaggAATTTACTCTTTAGAGGAGATTGTTGGAAATAATCCAAGTTAAGGCAAAGTTAAAAGTGGTGTCAAATGCCTTATGTCTGTTAAGACTCATGTCACATATATAATCTCTCCCTGATAAACCCCCCTATATCATAACCCAtcagaatttaatttaatagataCCTTTCACATACTTATATATTACCGTCATATGGTAGTTAAAGCTTGAAACACCCTGCTAAATTTCTCTTCACTTATTCTGACACTAATCCTTAACCATCTATAATTTGTTTAATCCCACACAGGCATTACAACTACTTGTTCCAGTTTCTAAATAAGTGCATTTGCAAGCAGATAATCTTAGGGTAACATTCTGAGAGACTTTTCTCCACAGTCAACTACAGTATGACTTGTATTTTCAAAGTATGGAAggcattcaatttaatttgactCGGTGCCTTTTTGGTTTGAATCTACCTCAACCAGTTCATGTTGTTTAGTTAGCACCATCAGAAAGAACCTTCCATTATATATGTGATCGAGTGACAGTGAGCCAATTTTTAGCTAAGTCCACAATATGATCAGGCAGAAAACAAAGCGTATATAAGAATTGGATTATAGAAGAGGTTTAAATAAATTGTTGAGTAAAGAGAACTACGTTCGAATTGTCTAAAACCACAGCAAAGCACGGAACTGTAAATGAATTAGTTTACCTTAGTATTCAAAACAAGTGAAGGAGACAAAGCCATCAAgaatctttctttttccttcataGGATAAATCTCTGTGTTTACATCCAGAAGCATGTACATGTCACGCTTCTCACTCCGTGCCACAATCCGAGAAACTGCAAGAACATAGCCACGACCCTGTAAATGCTAAAAGAACTTTGTCTAACAAACATTATTCATAAGatcaaataagtttttcaaCTAATAAAACTAGGAACTAATATAGGTCTACTATCCACATAAAGTAACAactaaagtataaaattattgcAAATTGAACAACTTGCCATTGCTAAATTCAACTAAGTGGCAAATCTCTATCATGACCTACCATAACCTGAATACCAATGTTTCCATAATTGAATTCTCCATTTGTACCGTAGGGTCATAGTCATTTGTCACT
This DNA window, taken from Vigna radiata var. radiata cultivar VC1973A chromosome 5, Vradiata_ver6, whole genome shotgun sequence, encodes the following:
- the LOC106761433 gene encoding uncharacterized protein LOC106761433 isoform X1, producing MRTAQSQPHGWQHAWMLPPLAIWISVSATLRYGYYGDSLILLGPASSRLITTSSVFVKQLQVSSKDKNQVFVHTSNKKPELSSQTNWTASDFFLVEAYKSKGISLWLNQGSTIRLRWEEHTTTGLDKLHGMVVKGDVKFEQLQDSHTTFLDAISLRETVNGKEAEYMVGEDDRYQIGVLNMNAKNIILTMEVNVSAKVYDTTKAKKMCSTENGPCRISFFFPDTHYVILTAANNGNGVTYVEISLVARVVVYVLILGVTAIVVYLILKILGVYDDAEQHSQVTIDVTYRTSNVVAAQAETEPLMRVEENRMSYGTNAKDDKQNSGAYSSSSSEELYDEKLCCICYDEQRNSFFVPCGHCATCYDCAQRIVDEESKVCPICRRLIHKVRRLFHI
- the LOC106761433 gene encoding uncharacterized protein LOC106761433 isoform X2, coding for MLGCCLLSPFGFLAFSATLRYGYYGDSLILLGPASSRLITTSSVFVKQLQVSSKDKNQVFVHTSNKKPELSSQTNWTASDFFLVEAYKSKGISLWLNQGSTIRLRWEEHTTTGLDKLHGMVVKGDVKFEQLQDSHTTFLDAISLRETVNGKEAEYMVGEDDRYQIGVLNMNAKNIILTMEVNVSAKVYDTTKAKKMCSTENGPCRISFFFPDTHYVILTAANNGNGVTYVEISLVARVVVYVLILGVTAIVVYLILKILGVYDDAEQHSQVTIDVTYRTSNVVAAQAETEPLMRVEENRMSYGTNAKDDKQNSGAYSSSSSEELYDEKLCCICYDEQRNSFFVPCGHCATCYDCAQRIVDEESKVCPICRRLIHKVRRLFHI
- the LOC106761461 gene encoding DNA-directed RNA polymerases II, IV and V subunit 8B translates to MSELLFDDIFMVETLDPDGKKYDKVSRIVARSEKRDMYMLLDVNTEIYPMKEKERFLMALSPSLVLNTKDGSVSITDKFEYIMHGRLYNIEGCSEPEFEVEVYASFGGLQLMLRGHASHCVKFAVDQNLFLLIRKIGS